Below is a window of uncultured Ilyobacter sp. DNA.
TTTTTAAACTTTCTATTCTCTCCTTGTAATTTCCAGAGAAAACGTAAGAACCAGCGACAAAAACATTTGCTCCAGCTTCTATACAATCTTTAACAGTTTTATCAGTAATACCTCCATCCACCTGGATATCTATGTTTGCACTCATAGACCTCACCTCTTTTATTTTTGCAAGAGTGGAAGGGATAAACTTTTGTCCCCCGAAACCTGGGTTTACAGACATGAGAAGAACCATATCCAGTTCATCTATGATATATTTTAAAGATTCCACAGAAGTTGCAGGGTTTAGAGAAACTGCGGCTTTTACACCGTGAGCTTTTATCTGCTGTATAGTTCTGTGAAGG
It encodes the following:
- a CDS encoding ribulose-phosphate 3-epimerase translates to NKSDLCFDVHLMIESPERYIDEFVKAGADLITVHAESTTHLHRTIQQIKAHGVKAAVSLNPATSVESLKYIIDELDMVLLMSVNPGFGGQKFIPSTLAKIKEVRSMSANIDIQVDGGITDKTVKDCIEAGANVFVAGSYVFSGNYKERIESLKK